Proteins co-encoded in one Myripristis murdjan chromosome 4, fMyrMur1.1, whole genome shotgun sequence genomic window:
- the tbxa2r gene encoding thromboxane A2 receptor isoform X1, whose product MNVSTSPHTNRTVPLCYSINSPPFNYNLTIASAYFSSIFSGLGLTSNLIAFVVLLKSFQRAHSLSRSSFLIFLCGLVVTDFMGLLVTGSIVVSFHITHFNWRDLDAHCHFCNFMGMSMVFYGLCPLLLGASMAVERFVGINRPFARSASMPKRRAVSMVLMVWTFAGCVSLLPLGGLGSYHIQMPGSWCFFNISSLGTDMVFSLLFSLVGLLSITVSFVLNTVSVVTLIKVCCGQDRMQRRRDYEVEMMVQLILIMVIASICWCPFLVFIAQTVLSGSRLQIRLLLLWLRFVTWNQILDPWVYILFRRAVLKRIYPRFDWSRGSIMTLYPSFSGTIRRFTRSSLGSNLGHDEPGGTEKSNVTPPSTLKLSPPSPDVLYQSCGSV is encoded by the exons ATGAATGTCTCCACTTCCCCACACACCAACCGGACTGTCCCGCTGTGCTACTCGATCAACAGTCCCCCATTCAATTACAACCTCACCATTGCCTCAGCCTACTTTTCATCCATCTTCAGCGGTCTGGGCCTCACCTCCAACCTCATCGCCTTTGTGGTGCTCCTCAAGTCATTCCAGCGGGCACACAGCCTCTCTCGTTCCTCATTCCTCATCTTCCTGTGTGGCCTGGTTGTCACTGATTTCATGGGCCTTCTGGTCACAGGTTCCATTGTGGTCTCTTTCCACATCACCCACTTCAACTGGCGCGACCTAGACGCACATTGCCACTTCTGTAACTTCATGGGCATGTCCATGGTCTTCTACGGCCTGTGCCCTCTGCTGCTCGGTGCTTCCATGGCTGTGGAGCGCTTCGTGGGCATCAACCGGCCCTTTGCACGCTCAGCCAGTATGCCCAAGAGACGGGCGGTGTCCATGGTGCTGATGGTGTGGACATTCGCcggctgtgtgtctctgctacCCCTGGGGGGTTTAGGCAGCTACCACATCCAGATGCCCGGTTCCTGGTGTTTTTTCAACATCAGTTCTCTGGGCACTGACATGGTCTTCTCCCTTCTCTTCTCACTGGTGGGGTTGCTGTCAATCACCGTGTCTTTTGTGCTGAACACGGTGAGCGTGGTGACACTGATCAAGGTGTGCTGCGGACAGGACAGAATGCAGCGTCGCCGGGACTACGAGGTGGAGATGATGGTGCAGCTCATCCTGATCATGGTCATTGCCTCCATCTGCTGGTGCCCCTTTCTG GTGTTTATTGCACAGACTGTTCTGTCTGGAAGTCGTCTCCAGATCCGgctcctgctgctgtggctTCGCTTCGTCACCTGGAACCAGATCCTGGACCCCTGGGTGTACATCCTCTTTCGCCGGGCCGTTCTCAAGCGCATCTACCCCCGTTTTGACTGGTCCCGTGGCTCCATCATGACCTTGTACCCGTCCTTCAGTGGCACAATCCGCAGGTTCACCCGCTCTTCACTCGGGAGCAACCTGGGCCACGACGAACCGGGAGGGACAGAGAAGTCAAATGTAACACCACCATCTACACTGAAGCTGTCGCCTCCTTCTCCTGACGTCTTGTATCAAAGTTGTGGCTCAGTTTGA
- the tbxa2r gene encoding thromboxane A2 receptor isoform X2 codes for MNVSTSPHTNRTVPLCYSINSPPFNYNLTIASAYFSSIFSGLGLTSNLIAFVVLLKSFQRAHSLSRSSFLIFLCGLVVTDFMGLLVTGSIVVSFHITHFNWRDLDAHCHFCNFMGMSMVFYGLCPLLLGASMAVERFVGINRPFARSASMPKRRAVSMVLMVWTFAGCVSLLPLGGLGSYHIQMPGSWCFFNISSLGTDMVFSLLFSLVGLLSITVSFVLNTVSVVTLIKVCCGQDRMQRRRDYEVEMMVQLILIMVIASICWCPFLIYILKSAVTGEPATPENTLFYIRMATCNQILDPWIYITCQESRLRRVEEKY; via the exons ATGAATGTCTCCACTTCCCCACACACCAACCGGACTGTCCCGCTGTGCTACTCGATCAACAGTCCCCCATTCAATTACAACCTCACCATTGCCTCAGCCTACTTTTCATCCATCTTCAGCGGTCTGGGCCTCACCTCCAACCTCATCGCCTTTGTGGTGCTCCTCAAGTCATTCCAGCGGGCACACAGCCTCTCTCGTTCCTCATTCCTCATCTTCCTGTGTGGCCTGGTTGTCACTGATTTCATGGGCCTTCTGGTCACAGGTTCCATTGTGGTCTCTTTCCACATCACCCACTTCAACTGGCGCGACCTAGACGCACATTGCCACTTCTGTAACTTCATGGGCATGTCCATGGTCTTCTACGGCCTGTGCCCTCTGCTGCTCGGTGCTTCCATGGCTGTGGAGCGCTTCGTGGGCATCAACCGGCCCTTTGCACGCTCAGCCAGTATGCCCAAGAGACGGGCGGTGTCCATGGTGCTGATGGTGTGGACATTCGCcggctgtgtgtctctgctacCCCTGGGGGGTTTAGGCAGCTACCACATCCAGATGCCCGGTTCCTGGTGTTTTTTCAACATCAGTTCTCTGGGCACTGACATGGTCTTCTCCCTTCTCTTCTCACTGGTGGGGTTGCTGTCAATCACCGTGTCTTTTGTGCTGAACACGGTGAGCGTGGTGACACTGATCAAGGTGTGCTGCGGACAGGACAGAATGCAGCGTCGCCGGGACTACGAGGTGGAGATGATGGTGCAGCTCATCCTGATCATGGTCATTGCCTCCATCTGCTGGTGCCCCTTTCTG ATATATATTCTGAAGAGCGCTGTGACTGGTGAACCTGCAACACCCGAGAATACTTTGTTCTACATACGGATGGCCACCTGCAATCAGATATTAGACCCTTGGATATACATTACGTGTCAAGAATCTCGACTAAGGCGAGTAGAAGAAAAATACTAG